The Megalobrama amblycephala isolate DHTTF-2021 linkage group LG20, ASM1881202v1, whole genome shotgun sequence genome includes a window with the following:
- the LOC125255921 gene encoding transmembrane protein 238-like: MRARFVRLFDVCLRSVMAPECVGGCAALFALGLAFDITGFVLLLVGIFANLRLDGRFYGDFLIYTGSLIVFLSLFWWVMWYTGNIKVSSEDLEKTTFDNFAHWARKLSERLSKSGKKPLEAREKRIDNGKNGDVTHHAPTRITWENSGTAGRVNEAYERSCDEKTVELEILKNSEMFGKQERVL; this comes from the coding sequence ATGCGAGCGCGTTTTGTGCGCTTGTTTGATGTTTGTCTCAGGAGCGTCATGGCCCCAGAGTGCGTCGGGGGCTGCGCCGCGTTATTCGCCCTCGGGCTCGCGTTTGATATCACCGGGTTCGTCTTGCTTTTAGTCGGGATTTTTGCCAATCTGCGACTGGACGGCAGATTTTACGGAGACTTTCTAATCTACACTGGCTCCTTAATAGTGTTCCTCAGTCTCTTCTGGTGGGTCATGTGGTACACGGGGAATATTAAAGTTTCCTCGGAGGATCTGGAGAAAACCACCTTTGATAACTTTGCGCACTGGGCGCGGAAACTCTCCGAGCGCCTGTCCAAGAGCGGGAAAAAGCCTCTGGAAGCCCGAGAGAAGCGCATCGATAACGGGAAGAACGGCGATGTGACACATCACGCTCCGACGCGGATAACGTGGGAAAACTCGGGAACGGCGGGACGCGTCAATGAAGCGTACGAGAGGAGCTGCGATGAGAAGACGGTGGAGCTGGAGATCCTGAAGAACTCCGAGATGTTCGGGAAACAGGAACGAGTCCTCTGA